The proteins below are encoded in one region of Metabacillus dongyingensis:
- a CDS encoding DeoR/GlpR family DNA-binding transcription regulator, with translation MYQEERLISILDYLKENKRITADQICSLYDVSKDTARRDLVKLEEQKLIIRTRGGAILPSSHTEIKDYQNRLQTVSYEKELIGKKAASLIREGDRIILDASTTVQACAEFIDVKNAAIITNSINQADILSTKPGIHIHLLGGELQKEHRFLYGSSVVEKLSKYQVDKVFIGVVGISERGLSIAHEEDGMVKRKMISQANQVIALADHSKLGLTDFFLYADLHEIDLLITDKEPDKAFRDLLDKHNVELLVAEEEME, from the coding sequence TTGTACCAAGAAGAACGCTTAATCTCTATTCTTGACTATTTAAAAGAAAACAAACGAATTACGGCAGATCAAATATGTTCGCTTTATGATGTATCCAAAGATACTGCCAGGCGTGATCTCGTAAAGCTTGAAGAACAAAAACTGATTATTAGAACAAGAGGCGGGGCCATTTTGCCAAGCTCGCACACCGAAATCAAAGACTATCAAAACCGCCTGCAAACGGTGTCTTATGAAAAAGAATTAATCGGCAAAAAAGCTGCCAGTCTGATCCGGGAAGGAGACAGAATCATTTTAGACGCCTCCACTACTGTTCAGGCTTGTGCAGAATTTATAGATGTTAAAAATGCAGCCATTATTACGAATTCCATTAATCAGGCCGATATTTTATCAACAAAGCCTGGCATTCATATTCATCTTCTTGGGGGAGAACTTCAAAAGGAGCATCGTTTTTTATATGGATCATCAGTGGTGGAAAAACTATCAAAATATCAGGTTGATAAAGTGTTTATTGGGGTTGTTGGCATTTCTGAGAGAGGGCTGTCCATCGCTCATGAAGAAGATGGAATGGTTAAGCGGAAAATGATCAGCCAGGCAAATCAAGTTATCGCACTTGCTGATCATTCAAAGCTCGGACTTACTGATTTTTTCCTTTATGCAGATCTTCACGAAATCGATTTGCTTATAACAGATAAAGAACCGGATAAAGCATTCAGAGACTTGCTTGATAAACATAATGTGGAATTGCTTGTGGCAGAGGAGGAAATGGAATGA
- a CDS encoding GNAT family N-acetyltransferase produces MANYYTKSVRLIIRPYQASDYRTWLSAYINRWPKQHKYDEGRLDMSVCTEEWFAAFTGKHQQLINEDKAYVFGVFRLADGMHVGYVDFSTLLRDDFQWARMGYTIHNQFWRMGYGKEAVKAAIGLAFDQLNYHRIEAHINLDNHPSVKLAESVGMEFECLRKGFLYENNEWTDHLVYFINNDHFMA; encoded by the coding sequence TTGGCCAACTATTATACAAAATCAGTCCGCCTGATCATCCGCCCTTATCAGGCATCTGATTATCGAACATGGCTTTCAGCATATATAAACAGGTGGCCTAAACAGCACAAATACGACGAAGGCAGACTTGATATGAGTGTTTGCACGGAAGAGTGGTTTGCTGCGTTCACCGGCAAACATCAACAGCTCATCAATGAAGACAAAGCATATGTTTTCGGTGTATTCAGGTTAGCAGATGGAATGCATGTCGGATATGTCGATTTCTCAACATTGCTCCGTGATGATTTTCAATGGGCCCGCATGGGTTATACCATTCATAATCAATTCTGGAGAATGGGTTACGGAAAAGAAGCTGTTAAAGCGGCCATCGGTCTTGCGTTTGATCAATTGAACTATCACCGTATTGAGGCGCACATCAATCTTGATAACCACCCATCTGTAAAGCTGGCCGAAAGTGTGGGGATGGAGTTTGAGTGCCTGCGCAAAGGGTTTCTTTATGAAAATAACGAATGGACAGATCATCTTGTTTATTTTATAAATAATGATCATTTCATGGCATAG
- a CDS encoding Cof-type HAD-IIB family hydrolase, producing MKLIAIDLDGTLLNSANKISAENLKAIKSAQKEGIEVVVATGRAHFDVVEIFKDTGVKTWIIAANGATIHNPEGVLFHSQPMENETAAAALQFLEQNHYYYEVFGCDAIYTPQSGRELINIEIDRVESANPDADRALLLQAAAKQYSQTGFKFVESYKDILNQTLDIYNILAFSFHQEKLDAGWEKFKDIDNITLVTSAAHNFEIEHKLASKGIALQKLSAHLGFELIDTAAIGDSMNDKSMLEIAGKSIAMGNARPEIKAICKDITLTNDQDGVELAIKRMMDAKQQV from the coding sequence ATCAAATTAATCGCAATAGATCTTGATGGAACGCTATTAAACAGTGCAAATAAAATCAGCGCAGAAAATTTGAAAGCAATTAAATCTGCTCAAAAAGAGGGCATAGAAGTGGTCGTTGCTACTGGCAGAGCACATTTTGATGTAGTAGAAATTTTTAAGGATACAGGTGTAAAAACATGGATTATAGCTGCAAATGGAGCTACGATTCATAATCCTGAGGGGGTATTATTTCATTCACAGCCAATGGAAAATGAAACAGCAGCTGCTGCGCTTCAATTTTTGGAACAGAATCATTACTACTATGAGGTGTTTGGCTGTGATGCCATCTATACTCCTCAAAGCGGAAGAGAGCTAATAAATATTGAGATTGACCGGGTCGAAAGTGCAAATCCGGATGCGGACCGCGCTCTGCTTCTGCAGGCTGCTGCAAAACAATACAGCCAGACAGGTTTTAAGTTCGTTGAATCGTATAAGGACATTCTAAATCAAACTTTGGATATCTATAATATTCTCGCTTTTTCTTTTCATCAGGAAAAGCTTGATGCAGGCTGGGAGAAATTTAAAGACATAGATAATATCACTTTGGTTACATCAGCTGCACACAACTTTGAAATTGAGCATAAGCTTGCATCTAAAGGGATTGCTCTTCAAAAACTGTCTGCCCATCTTGGCTTTGAACTGATTGACACTGCAGCCATCGGTGACAGCATGAATGACAAATCGATGCTTGAAATAGCAGGAAAAAGTATTGCAATGGGGAATGCCCGTCCGGAAATTAAAGCCATCTGCAAGGATATTACTCTTACAAATGATCAAGACGGGGTAGAGCTTGCGATTAAACGGATGATGGATGCGAAGCAGCAAGTGTGA
- a CDS encoding GNAT family N-acetyltransferase encodes MSKQQMQIKLMVKKEYDLAAEFLRTDLELNALIIEDLTEEHMMVYGGYLNTHLNAILMIYPEKIYYYSPDINFPLGEFALIIRETGIRKIVGKKELVEEFKCHFQMDLESDSFMLRYEGSKDFQASKGVKMITSLEECRKLYDLFMNVDEYKMIGPNEDFFANDHFQNIESGKLNVFYKAVEGTMVSTAGVFIESSRTAIIVGVATPPVHRRKGYASEVIRAICQKLANEEKAIYLFYNNPDAGKLYKQLGFYEAAKWKVLGISAHS; translated from the coding sequence ATGAGCAAACAACAAATGCAAATTAAGTTAATGGTTAAAAAAGAATACGATCTGGCAGCAGAATTTTTGCGGACCGATTTGGAATTGAATGCCCTAATCATTGAGGACTTGACCGAAGAACATATGATGGTTTACGGAGGTTATCTTAATACGCATTTGAACGCCATTTTAATGATTTATCCTGAAAAAATTTATTACTACAGCCCCGATATTAATTTCCCATTAGGAGAATTTGCATTGATCATACGGGAAACCGGCATCAGGAAAATTGTCGGAAAAAAAGAATTGGTCGAAGAGTTTAAATGTCACTTTCAAATGGATCTCGAAAGTGATTCGTTTATGCTCAGATATGAAGGAAGCAAAGATTTTCAGGCAAGCAAGGGTGTTAAAATGATTACTAGTCTTGAAGAATGCCGAAAACTATACGATTTGTTCATGAATGTCGATGAGTATAAAATGATTGGACCAAATGAAGACTTTTTTGCAAATGATCACTTTCAAAACATAGAATCAGGAAAGCTGAATGTATTCTACAAGGCAGTAGAAGGAACAATGGTTTCAACCGCAGGAGTGTTTATTGAAAGCTCCCGCACTGCCATTATAGTTGGTGTAGCTACACCGCCGGTTCATCGTCGGAAAGGATATGCTTCTGAAGTGATTCGTGCCATATGCCAGAAGCTTGCAAATGAAGAAAAGGCCATTTATTTGTTTTATAATAATCCAGATGCAGGAAAGCTATATAAACAGCTTGGATTTTATGAGGCTGCAAAATGGAAAGTCCTTGGAATCTCAGCACACTCTTAA
- the metE gene encoding 5-methyltetrahydropteroyltriglutamate--homocysteine S-methyltransferase encodes MSIKNSNLGYPRIGEKREWKKTLESFWKGDLTEQQFEQKMKEIRLSHLQKQLDKGIDLIPIGDFTYYDHILDTAIMFGLLPERFRTQDANSLQTYFNIARGSSEQVAAEMTKWFNTNYHYIVPELGQAEPRLTENRLLHLYLEAKEELGINGKPVIVGPLTLVALSKGENKDQVIQKLIPLYVQVLQELADAGAEWIQIDEPVFVTSNANGALFSKAKEIYGTIRRETENTKLLIQTYFESVEQYEDLVSLPVDGIGLDFVHDSGVSLRKLKTAGFPKDKVLAAGVIDGRNVWKASLQKTVKLVHTILEAVDRDRLILQPSCSLIHVPVTAENEQQLDPLVKDALSFADEKLYELSVLTNFINFETEAEVLKEYDSATDQLSSSKLRNQSAVQDAMNQLDSFSTERAEAGLRRKQQNKRFSLPLLPTTTIGSFPQTKEVRAQRLKWKKGELTEEQYSIYIEEEIRKWIEIQENLELDVLVHGEFERTDMVEFFGEKLSGIAITTFGWVQSYGSRCVRPPVIYGDVLLEEPMTVKETVFAQSLSEKPVKGMLTGPVTILNWSFVRNDLPKSSVLNQLSLCIRKEVEALEQAGIAMIQVDEPALREGLPLKSEKWDKYIKDTVTAFKRSTASVQPDTQIHTHMCYSNFEDIIEAIDALDADVISIETSRSHGELIHSFEKYSYEKGIGLGVYDIHSPRVPAEKELVMNIERALQVLDPELFWVNPDCGLKTRGVTETIAALKVMVSAAKSCREKASEAATV; translated from the coding sequence ATGAGCATTAAGAATTCAAACTTAGGTTATCCGAGAATCGGAGAAAAAAGAGAGTGGAAAAAGACGTTAGAATCATTCTGGAAAGGCGATTTAACTGAACAGCAATTTGAACAGAAGATGAAAGAGATCAGGCTTTCACATTTGCAGAAGCAGTTGGACAAAGGTATTGATCTAATCCCGATTGGTGACTTCACCTATTATGATCATATACTGGATACAGCTATTATGTTTGGTCTTCTTCCGGAGAGGTTCCGGACTCAAGATGCAAATTCCCTCCAGACCTACTTTAATATTGCAAGAGGCAGCAGTGAGCAAGTGGCGGCTGAAATGACAAAATGGTTTAACACGAATTATCATTATATTGTACCGGAACTGGGTCAGGCAGAGCCAAGACTGACCGAAAACCGTCTTTTGCATCTTTATCTTGAAGCAAAAGAAGAGCTCGGCATAAACGGTAAGCCTGTTATTGTCGGTCCGCTTACCTTAGTTGCTTTATCAAAAGGCGAAAATAAAGACCAAGTAATTCAGAAATTAATTCCTTTATACGTTCAGGTGCTTCAGGAGCTTGCAGATGCCGGCGCTGAGTGGATACAGATTGATGAACCGGTGTTTGTGACATCGAATGCAAATGGTGCATTATTTTCAAAAGCTAAAGAAATTTACGGAACAATCAGAAGAGAGACGGAAAATACAAAGCTGCTGATTCAAACTTATTTTGAAAGTGTTGAGCAATACGAGGATCTGGTCAGCCTCCCCGTTGATGGCATTGGACTCGATTTTGTTCATGACAGCGGTGTATCGCTTAGAAAGTTGAAAACGGCAGGATTTCCAAAGGACAAAGTTCTGGCTGCAGGGGTCATTGATGGACGTAATGTGTGGAAGGCAAGTCTGCAAAAGACCGTGAAGCTTGTCCACACTATTTTGGAAGCTGTTGACCGGGACCGGCTGATTCTTCAGCCTTCATGCAGTCTAATTCATGTGCCGGTGACTGCAGAAAATGAACAGCAGTTAGATCCTCTTGTAAAAGATGCCTTATCTTTTGCGGATGAGAAGCTTTACGAACTGAGTGTATTAACGAATTTTATTAACTTTGAAACTGAAGCAGAGGTGCTTAAAGAATATGATTCAGCTACTGATCAGTTATCATCATCAAAGCTGAGAAACCAAAGTGCTGTTCAGGATGCGATGAATCAGCTGGATTCCTTTTCAACAGAGAGAGCGGAAGCTGGTCTGCGGAGAAAACAGCAAAACAAACGGTTCAGCCTTCCATTGCTGCCAACAACAACAATCGGCAGCTTTCCGCAAACAAAAGAGGTTCGGGCACAGCGCCTTAAATGGAAAAAAGGCGAACTGACTGAAGAGCAATACAGTATTTATATAGAAGAAGAAATAAGAAAATGGATTGAAATTCAGGAAAATCTTGAGCTGGACGTTCTGGTGCATGGAGAATTTGAAAGGACGGACATGGTGGAGTTCTTTGGAGAAAAATTATCAGGTATAGCAATTACGACTTTTGGCTGGGTGCAATCCTATGGCTCGCGCTGCGTCAGACCGCCAGTTATATATGGAGATGTTTTACTTGAAGAGCCAATGACAGTAAAAGAAACCGTTTTTGCTCAAAGTCTTTCTGAAAAACCTGTAAAAGGGATGCTGACAGGTCCTGTCACGATTTTAAACTGGTCATTTGTTCGAAATGATCTCCCGAAATCAAGTGTCCTTAATCAATTATCACTCTGCATCCGAAAAGAAGTTGAGGCACTTGAACAAGCTGGTATTGCGATGATACAAGTAGATGAGCCGGCACTCCGGGAAGGCCTGCCTCTTAAATCGGAGAAATGGGATAAGTATATAAAAGATACGGTGACGGCATTTAAGCGGTCTACAGCTTCCGTCCAGCCGGATACACAAATTCATACACATATGTGCTATTCGAATTTTGAAGATATTATCGAAGCGATTGATGCATTAGATGCAGATGTCATTTCAATTGAAACTTCAAGAAGTCATGGTGAACTCATCCATTCATTTGAGAAATATTCATATGAGAAAGGGATTGGATTAGGCGTATACGATATTCACAGCCCAAGGGTCCCTGCAGAAAAAGAGCTCGTTATGAATATTGAAAGAGCCCTGCAGGTTTTAGATCCGGAACTTTTTTGGGTCAATCCTGACTGCGGGCTGAAGACAAGAGGAGTCACGGAAACGATTGCAGCATTAAAAGTGATGGTGTCAGCCGCAAAAAGCTGCAGAGAAAAAGCAAGCGAGGCTGCGACTGTATAA
- a CDS encoding ATP-binding protein, with amino-acid sequence MGMKDVLLNFLLVFSPLLIIQLLYMRKETNKKRNKWLFAILPALAIILSMLYPFMIEDDFFFDFRRIPYVMGLLYGGYPLGFFLFAVTAVTRLLIGGNGIYPTIVMAGILVLFVPMLSSYYLKSRLRKKLILVAAIVLTSLIFSILHIEMIYGAFFQLESYIELIILHIFAAVIGTILFETIVQNFYLLKRVIKAEKLEVVSHLAASISHEVRNPLTTTKGFLQLLREEDISQEKKEEYIEISLNELDRATNIIKDYLTFARPEAENNHPIEIHTELRNCINVMSPLAQMENVQFNENFSSDDILVLGDPLKLKQSLINILKNGIESYSAGGLIEISTIKEDAHIKIVISDYGKGMTDDQVLRLGEPYFSTKSNGTGLGMMVSFSIIKAMNGHIYVKSQPGAGTSFTIFLPIYLKLSVSQQY; translated from the coding sequence ATGGGAATGAAGGATGTTTTACTGAATTTTTTACTCGTTTTTTCCCCGCTGTTGATTATACAGCTGTTATATATGAGAAAAGAAACGAATAAAAAAAGAAATAAGTGGCTTTTTGCTATTTTGCCGGCACTTGCGATTATTTTAAGCATGCTGTACCCGTTTATGATTGAAGATGATTTTTTCTTTGACTTCAGGCGAATACCCTATGTAATGGGACTGTTGTACGGAGGATATCCTCTCGGATTCTTTTTATTTGCCGTTACCGCTGTGACCCGGCTGCTTATTGGGGGAAACGGCATCTATCCGACTATTGTGATGGCTGGCATTCTTGTTCTTTTCGTGCCAATGCTTTCATCCTATTATTTAAAAAGCAGACTCAGAAAGAAATTAATTCTTGTTGCAGCCATCGTGCTGACGTCTTTGATTTTTTCAATCCTTCACATTGAAATGATTTATGGAGCTTTTTTTCAACTGGAATCTTATATTGAACTTATTATCCTCCATATATTTGCAGCTGTCATAGGAACGATTCTTTTTGAAACAATTGTCCAAAACTTTTATTTGCTGAAACGTGTGATTAAAGCAGAAAAACTTGAAGTGGTCAGTCACTTAGCGGCAAGCATATCACATGAAGTCCGCAATCCGCTGACGACGACAAAAGGCTTTCTGCAGCTGCTTCGAGAAGAAGATATCAGCCAGGAAAAAAAGGAAGAATACATAGAAATTTCGTTAAACGAGTTGGATCGAGCGACTAACATTATCAAAGATTATCTGACATTTGCAAGACCTGAAGCTGAAAATAATCATCCAATTGAGATCCATACTGAACTTAGGAACTGCATCAACGTCATGTCACCTCTTGCACAAATGGAAAATGTGCAGTTTAATGAAAACTTCAGTTCTGATGACATCTTAGTTCTTGGAGATCCTTTAAAGCTTAAGCAATCACTGATAAATATTCTTAAAAATGGTATAGAATCTTATTCTGCTGGCGGTTTAATAGAAATTTCAACTATAAAGGAAGACGCTCATATCAAAATCGTGATATCTGACTATGGTAAAGGAATGACGGATGATCAGGTTCTGAGGCTTGGGGAACCCTATTTCTCTACTAAATCGAATGGAACCGGCCTTGGTATGATGGTATCTTTCAGCATTATTAAAGCAATGAACGGCCATATTTATGTGAAAAGCCAGCCTGGTGCCGGTACATCATTTACAATTTTTCTGCCTATCTATTTGAAACTGAGCGTTAGCCAGCAGTACTGA